A region of Streptomyces sp. NBC_01267 DNA encodes the following proteins:
- a CDS encoding AAA family ATPase, with product MYTTEAPALLHDRAEDLAAVGAATAPVLAGGRRLVAVTGTPGAGRSAFLDSAAELADGQGLVVLRAAAGRLEHGVASGVARQVLASAIGADDGEPLWSPPRTPCGAALDGCVPGAVLGDALSASGRAPAHTAVAILVDDLQWADEASLDWLARLFADTATGPAGLLVLVTVCDGEAEAELPAVQDMLNAADRVIRLGPLTADGARAFLGQRSVLLSDEGSRAWARAAGGNPALLDSLCQRLAGIRRPAHPHLLAAALARPAPWSLRGRVAAALSGHPEPVRRYAYCAALLGGPAEGQLIARLARLDPAEQAAAERALRRLGWSADGYGPEVLWECVREIAEDSYSLAACDDLHRRAATFLHASGHPAEEVAGHLLEVGPGVHAHAARILHEAADDARGRGDHYRAIRYLRRALREFPLDSPRRGGYLAALADAEQDFDTSATLRHLAQAAPLLGSARERAAVAACVPLTLSAAASPAAHEAIECARAALAGSGTPDPGTADLAARLEARARLAGLGSPTASADAVARLRELGPQADLGTSAGRELVAVLTFGGTVGGQLPAGEVATLVGRMLDREPASSASGYAATSLMIASGTAAGAGEPVRSWLDMALETARGRGDERQRTRMLCWRAMAAQHTGLLADAWSDARDACGPGSVVLGTNDWLSVLGLMSVAVDTRDPWLIGEVQAACADQRDAGMPVLHVGLLALRAQTAPMSELPGLVAELVDGARRAAAAGWHNPSLFPMAYWAAPALLRLGETETARELIAEECDRARMWGASATLGRALRVWGTLVPGRYALSLLAESVAVLRESSNTLELGRALMAYGTRLRAAGRPGFRDLFTEADGIADTVGTSLLKCWAEPGQGESRGVGLLGTDWLSVTERRVAGLVSLGRTNQGVADELDVTRRAVEKCLTRLYRRLGVSSRAELIPVVRRIAGATAYGWGVRPEDLYRAQ from the coding sequence TGGCCGGTGGCCGAAGACTCGTGGCGGTCACCGGGACACCGGGCGCGGGCCGCTCGGCGTTCCTCGACTCGGCCGCCGAACTGGCGGACGGGCAGGGGCTCGTCGTCCTGCGGGCCGCAGCCGGACGGCTGGAGCACGGGGTCGCGTCCGGCGTAGCCCGGCAGGTCCTCGCAAGCGCGATCGGCGCGGACGACGGCGAGCCGCTTTGGTCCCCGCCGCGGACCCCGTGCGGCGCGGCGCTGGACGGATGCGTACCGGGCGCGGTCCTCGGGGACGCGTTGTCGGCGTCCGGCCGCGCCCCCGCGCACACCGCCGTCGCGATCCTGGTGGACGACCTGCAGTGGGCCGACGAGGCATCACTGGACTGGCTGGCGCGGCTGTTCGCCGATACGGCAACGGGCCCGGCCGGACTGCTCGTGCTGGTGACGGTCTGCGACGGCGAGGCCGAGGCCGAACTGCCCGCCGTGCAGGACATGCTGAACGCCGCCGATCGTGTCATCCGGCTCGGACCGCTCACCGCGGACGGCGCCAGGGCCTTCCTCGGGCAGCGGTCCGTCCTCCTCTCCGACGAGGGGAGCCGGGCGTGGGCGCGGGCCGCGGGCGGCAATCCCGCGCTCCTCGACTCCCTGTGCCAACGCCTGGCCGGGATACGGCGGCCCGCACACCCCCACCTGCTCGCCGCCGCCCTCGCCAGGCCCGCGCCGTGGAGCCTGCGCGGCCGGGTCGCCGCCGCGCTGAGCGGCCACCCGGAGCCGGTGCGCCGCTACGCCTACTGCGCGGCGCTCCTCGGCGGCCCCGCGGAGGGGCAGCTCATCGCCCGCCTCGCCCGGCTGGACCCCGCCGAACAGGCCGCTGCCGAACGGGCGTTGCGCAGACTCGGCTGGTCCGCCGACGGATACGGACCGGAGGTGCTGTGGGAGTGCGTACGGGAGATCGCCGAGGACAGCTACTCCCTCGCGGCCTGCGACGATCTGCACCGGCGCGCCGCCACGTTCCTCCACGCGTCCGGCCACCCGGCCGAGGAAGTGGCAGGACACCTGCTGGAGGTCGGCCCGGGTGTGCACGCCCATGCCGCCCGGATCCTGCACGAGGCAGCCGATGACGCACGCGGGAGGGGCGACCACTACCGCGCGATCCGCTACCTGCGCAGGGCGCTGCGCGAATTCCCGCTCGACAGCCCCCGGCGCGGCGGATACCTGGCCGCGCTGGCCGATGCGGAACAGGACTTCGACACCTCCGCGACGCTGCGACACCTCGCCCAGGCGGCGCCGCTGCTCGGGTCCGCCCGGGAACGCGCGGCGGTCGCGGCCTGCGTGCCGCTGACCCTGTCCGCGGCTGCGTCGCCCGCCGCGCACGAGGCGATCGAGTGCGCCCGCGCGGCGTTGGCCGGCTCGGGGACGCCGGACCCCGGCACCGCTGACCTGGCGGCCCGGCTCGAAGCCCGTGCCCGGCTGGCCGGACTCGGCAGCCCCACCGCGTCGGCCGACGCGGTCGCGCGACTGCGGGAACTGGGGCCGCAGGCCGACCTGGGCACCTCCGCGGGCCGCGAACTCGTCGCCGTCCTCACCTTCGGCGGGACCGTCGGCGGACAGCTCCCGGCGGGCGAAGTGGCCACGCTGGTGGGGCGGATGCTGGACCGCGAGCCCGCCTCGTCCGCCTCCGGGTACGCGGCGACCTCACTGATGATCGCGTCCGGCACGGCGGCCGGGGCGGGCGAACCCGTCCGCAGCTGGCTGGACATGGCGCTGGAGACGGCACGCGGGCGCGGCGACGAACGGCAGCGGACCAGAATGCTCTGCTGGCGGGCGATGGCGGCCCAGCACACGGGTCTCCTCGCGGACGCCTGGTCGGACGCGCGGGACGCCTGCGGCCCCGGTTCGGTCGTGCTCGGAACCAACGACTGGCTGTCCGTACTCGGTCTGATGTCGGTGGCGGTCGACACCCGCGACCCCTGGCTGATCGGCGAGGTGCAGGCCGCGTGCGCGGACCAGCGCGACGCCGGGATGCCCGTCCTGCACGTCGGGCTGCTGGCACTGCGCGCCCAGACCGCGCCGATGTCCGAACTGCCCGGCCTGGTGGCCGAACTGGTCGACGGCGCACGCCGGGCTGCCGCGGCGGGCTGGCACAACCCCTCGCTCTTCCCGATGGCGTACTGGGCCGCGCCCGCCCTGCTGCGGCTCGGGGAGACCGAGACGGCGCGCGAGCTCATCGCCGAGGAGTGCGACCGGGCCCGCATGTGGGGGGCGTCGGCGACCCTGGGCCGGGCCCTGCGGGTGTGGGGGACGCTCGTTCCCGGCCGGTACGCGCTGTCCCTGCTGGCCGAATCGGTCGCCGTACTGAGGGAGAGCTCCAACACCCTGGAGCTGGGGCGGGCGCTGATGGCGTACGGCACCCGGCTGCGCGCCGCGGGACGGCCTGGCTTCCGTGACCTCTTCACCGAGGCGGACGGGATCGCCGACACGGTGGGCACCTCACTGCTGAAGTGCTGGGCGGAGCCGGGGCAGGGCGAGTCGCGCGGGGTCGGCCTGCTGGGCACCGACTGGCTGAGCGTCACCGAGCGCCGGGTCGCCGGACTGGTGTCGCTGGGCCGCACCAATCAGGGCGTCGCCGATGAACTCGATGTCACCCGGCGCGCTGTGGAGAAGTGCCTGACGAGGCTCTACCGACGGCTGGGTGTGTCCAGCCGGGCGGAACTGATCCCGGTGGTGCGCCGGATCGCGGGTGCGACGGCGTACGGCTGGGGAGTCCGGCCGGAGGATCTGTACCGCGCCCAGTGA
- a CDS encoding PAS domain-containing protein: MALIPRQSTNSIDTSRPADSSLFDAEIRSDEYGDVVLSFFERSGIGLAILDPTLRVRAVNGAFSGQCGRHHDDICERSFAEFLHPSVRQYLMRQFGRLVQGHHARLVGQSIAMWFNDTALAGKLSAFPVDDDAGKVKMIMVQFTPEKSDDQQVLIGAQRKLTPLTARVLEGVAAGDPTVRLAAKLFLSRQGIEYHVSILLRQFKVPNRTALAAKAYSMGMFSIGCWPPTVLPEYIRADRNGSERTRGDGRQDAHEERRRRTVGGRAS; this comes from the coding sequence GTGGCACTCATACCTCGGCAGTCGACAAATTCCATCGATACTTCTCGCCCTGCGGATTCATCTCTCTTCGACGCGGAGATCCGCAGCGACGAATACGGCGACGTGGTGCTGTCGTTCTTCGAGCGGTCCGGGATCGGGCTCGCGATTCTTGATCCGACGCTGCGTGTGAGGGCCGTTAACGGGGCGTTCAGCGGGCAGTGCGGCCGGCACCACGACGACATCTGTGAGCGCAGCTTCGCCGAGTTCCTCCACCCGAGCGTCCGGCAGTACCTGATGCGCCAGTTCGGCAGGCTCGTGCAGGGGCACCACGCACGCCTGGTGGGGCAGTCCATCGCGATGTGGTTCAACGACACCGCGCTCGCCGGAAAGCTGAGCGCCTTCCCGGTCGACGACGACGCCGGCAAGGTCAAGATGATCATGGTGCAGTTCACGCCCGAGAAGTCCGACGACCAGCAGGTGCTCATCGGCGCCCAGCGGAAGCTGACGCCCCTCACGGCGCGGGTCCTCGAAGGGGTCGCCGCGGGCGACCCGACCGTACGGCTCGCGGCCAAGCTGTTCCTGAGCCGTCAGGGCATCGAGTACCACGTGAGCATCCTGCTGCGGCAGTTCAAGGTGCCCAACCGGACCGCGCTCGCCGCGAAGGCGTACTCGATGGGTATGTTCAGCATCGGCTGCTGGCCGCCCACCGTGCTCCCGGAGTACATCCGTGCCGATCGGAACGGGTCCGAGCGCACCCGGGGCGACGGCCGCCAGGACGCACACGAGGAGCGCAGACGCAGAACGGTCGGGGGGCGGGCGTCTTGA
- a CDS encoding response regulator transcription factor: protein MKFLVVEDNARVSAALEAALTQQGLEAVCAGTGKAAIDLLDSHPDAILLDIDLPDCDGFALCSAIRARSSVPLLVTTARSDHASRVRGLDLGADDYLVKPYNLAELLARVRAVMRRRQPPEPAAGSAAPGDLILAGPVRIDLWERVVLINGYPTELSDEEFSILAALARRPGETLCFEQLADEILRAKRTTLHESVHRCVASLSQRLGAPHRLEAVEGSGYRLTLAGSV, encoded by the coding sequence TTGAAATTCCTGGTAGTGGAGGACAACGCCCGGGTGTCGGCCGCGCTGGAGGCCGCGCTGACCCAGCAGGGGCTGGAGGCGGTCTGCGCCGGTACCGGCAAGGCCGCGATCGACCTGCTCGACAGCCACCCGGATGCGATTCTCCTCGACATCGACCTGCCGGACTGCGACGGGTTCGCGCTGTGCAGCGCGATCCGGGCGAGGAGTTCGGTTCCGCTCCTCGTGACCACGGCCCGTTCGGACCACGCCTCACGGGTGCGGGGGCTCGACCTGGGCGCCGACGACTACCTGGTCAAGCCGTACAACCTGGCCGAACTGCTGGCCCGGGTACGGGCGGTGATGAGGCGACGGCAACCGCCGGAGCCGGCGGCGGGCAGCGCCGCACCCGGGGATCTCATCCTGGCCGGTCCGGTGCGGATCGACCTGTGGGAGCGGGTCGTGCTGATCAACGGATACCCGACCGAGCTGTCCGACGAGGAGTTCAGCATCCTGGCCGCGCTCGCCAGGCGGCCCGGCGAGACGCTCTGCTTCGAGCAGCTCGCCGACGAGATCCTGCGGGCCAAGAGGACGACGCTGCACGAGTCGGTCCACCGCTGTGTCGCGTCACTGAGTCAGCGCCTCGGCGCGCCGCACCGGCTCGAAGCGGTCGAGGGATCGGGCTACCGGCTGACGCTCGCCGGGTCCGTGTGA
- a CDS encoding cold-shock protein, which yields MTQGMVVRFDEARGYGFIAPDDGGDDVFVHANELSERGASIGFGTRVEFSVLDGGRGPKAYGVHVVDTAPPGTGTAVADRSGDSTGPADAAPGGPVPTAGDQPSAVRGEGIADGLCEVFSKGEFTRHVTELLLANGPDLTGKQVLALRAALVDFASQRGWVD from the coding sequence ATGACACAGGGAATGGTAGTCCGGTTCGACGAGGCCAGAGGATACGGCTTCATCGCACCGGACGACGGCGGGGACGATGTATTCGTCCATGCCAACGAGTTGAGTGAGCGCGGCGCCTCCATCGGCTTCGGTACCCGGGTCGAATTCAGCGTTCTCGACGGCGGTCGCGGCCCGAAGGCGTACGGCGTCCATGTCGTCGACACGGCGCCGCCGGGCACCGGCACCGCTGTCGCCGACCGGTCCGGTGACAGCACGGGACCGGCCGACGCGGCGCCCGGCGGACCGGTCCCGACAGCCGGCGACCAGCCTTCCGCCGTCCGGGGCGAGGGGATCGCCGACGGGCTCTGCGAGGTGTTCTCGAAGGGCGAGTTCACCCGGCACGTCACCGAACTGCTGCTGGCGAACGGCCCCGACCTCACCGGGAAACAGGTCCTCGCCCTCCGCGCGGCCCTGGTGGACTTCGCCTCCCAGCGCGGTTGGGTCGACTGA
- a CDS encoding 3-deoxy-7-phosphoheptulonate synthase, giving the protein MTDIETRVIRTAESRPPGPDPVREATAELRSCPPLVLAAECELLKRRLAQAARGEGFVLQCGARPATFDGATGDTIRHRLRTLLQMSALLTYATSLPVVKISRIAGPAGNPVSGYRSAAATLNLVRAFAAGGYADLRRVHDWNLDFVANSPCGASYESLTTQIGRALTFMRACGTAPEPLRTVELFASHEGLLPDYDSALTRADADTGRLYNTAGHFVGLGTGTRAGTGTGAEELDPARVDHAATISNPLGVVLGPDSGHDEALDRLDRLDPAREPGRLTFLVRMGGGPGSDRLSALIEKVTAEGHLVTWICDPVHDTASDAPRGGASSRFDAVRDRVTAFFDVHRALGTHPGGIHVELTGTDSGAGTVTDAPAAPGLSHSGALDLAFLVAELYRSGTGAGR; this is encoded by the coding sequence ATGACCGACATCGAGACCAGGGTGATCCGTACGGCGGAGAGCCGGCCGCCGGGACCCGATCCCGTGCGCGAGGCCACCGCCGAGCTGCGCTCGTGCCCGCCCCTGGTGCTCGCCGCGGAGTGTGAACTGCTCAAGCGGCGGCTGGCGCAGGCCGCTCGCGGTGAGGGCTTCGTGCTCCAGTGCGGAGCCCGCCCGGCAACGTTCGACGGCGCGACCGGCGACACGATCCGTCACCGGCTGAGGACTCTGCTCCAGATGTCCGCCCTGCTGACCTACGCCACGTCCCTGCCCGTGGTCAAGATCAGCCGGATCGCCGGACCGGCCGGCAACCCGGTGAGCGGCTACCGGTCCGCCGCGGCCACCCTGAACCTGGTCCGGGCCTTCGCCGCCGGCGGGTACGCCGATCTGCGCCGGGTCCACGACTGGAACCTCGACTTCGTCGCCAACTCGCCCTGCGGCGCCTCCTACGAGTCACTGACCACACAGATCGGGCGCGCGCTCACGTTCATGCGGGCCTGCGGCACCGCGCCCGAACCGCTGCGCACGGTGGAGCTCTTCGCCTCCCACGAGGGCCTGTTACCGGACTACGATTCCGCGCTCACCCGGGCCGACGCGGACACCGGGCGGCTGTACAACACCGCGGGCCACTTCGTCGGGCTCGGTACGGGGACGAGGGCGGGCACGGGGACGGGCGCAGAAGAACTCGACCCGGCACGTGTCGACCACGCCGCCACGATCAGCAATCCGCTGGGCGTCGTACTCGGCCCCGACAGCGGCCACGACGAGGCGCTGGACCGGTTGGACCGGCTCGATCCGGCGCGCGAGCCGGGACGGCTGACCTTCCTCGTCCGCATGGGCGGTGGGCCCGGGAGCGACAGGCTGTCCGCGCTGATCGAGAAGGTCACCGCGGAGGGCCATCTGGTCACCTGGATCTGCGACCCCGTGCACGACACGGCATCGGACGCGCCCCGTGGCGGTGCGAGCAGCCGCTTCGACGCGGTGCGCGACCGGGTGACGGCCTTCTTCGACGTGCACCGGGCCCTGGGTACCCATCCGGGCGGAATCCACGTCGAGTTGACCGGTACGGATTCGGGCGCGGGCACCGTCACCGATGCGCCCGCGGCCCCCGGCCTCAGCCACTCCGGCGCGCTCGATCTGGCCTTTCTCGTGGCGGAGCTGTACCGATCAGGCACCGGTGCCGGTCGCTGA
- a CDS encoding cupin domain-containing protein: MQRLSLEALARQQIELAAAAGGGHTADTVYGGHEKVLRQTVIGMTLGAQLAEHENPGEATVQVLRGRVRLTAGDLAWEGREGDLIIVPDSRHRVDALEDSAILLTVAKLL, translated from the coding sequence ATGCAGAGACTGTCCCTGGAAGCTCTGGCCCGCCAGCAGATCGAACTCGCCGCCGCGGCCGGTGGCGGCCACACCGCGGACACCGTCTACGGCGGCCACGAGAAGGTTCTGCGCCAGACAGTGATCGGCATGACCCTGGGCGCCCAGCTCGCCGAGCACGAGAACCCCGGCGAGGCGACCGTACAGGTGCTGCGCGGGCGGGTGCGGCTGACGGCGGGCGACCTCGCCTGGGAAGGCCGGGAGGGCGACTTGATCATCGTGCCCGACAGCCGTCATCGGGTTGACGCCCTGGAGGATTCCGCGATCCTGCTGACCGTGGCCAAGCTGCTCTGA
- a CDS encoding ABC transporter substrate-binding protein has protein sequence MEQPAWQFSDDRGQLSTAGRTPSKVTAYIQAGATLWDHGIAPAAIFGSFHDGSTADPVKAGSLPLDGIGYLGAGSALDVDTLLTGGPDLVVAVSYGGGQVYGLDPDAAKHLEERVPVVVVDVGQARTLSEIRERFGALARSLGAAGDGEGQRLLDAARDRLRTVAGAPSGPRVLALSPAGPDQVHLARPTAWPDLRALTECGVRTVRPPEGGGANWATVSWSEAAELRPDIVLADVRANAAPLDTLRAVEGWQRIGAGARVMPWNPESPGTARAHARFFGAVADAVEAAAAR, from the coding sequence ATGGAACAGCCGGCCTGGCAATTTTCCGACGACCGTGGACAGCTGTCGACAGCCGGGCGGACGCCCTCGAAGGTGACGGCGTACATCCAGGCCGGAGCCACCCTGTGGGACCACGGCATAGCCCCGGCCGCGATATTCGGCTCGTTCCACGACGGTTCCACGGCCGACCCGGTGAAAGCGGGTTCGCTGCCCCTGGACGGCATCGGCTATCTGGGGGCGGGCAGCGCCCTGGACGTGGACACCCTGCTGACCGGCGGGCCGGACCTCGTCGTGGCCGTCAGCTACGGCGGCGGTCAGGTGTACGGGCTGGACCCGGACGCCGCCAAACATCTGGAGGAGCGGGTACCGGTCGTGGTCGTCGATGTCGGACAGGCGCGCACCCTGAGTGAGATCCGGGAGCGGTTCGGCGCCCTGGCCCGCTCGCTGGGGGCCGCCGGTGACGGGGAGGGGCAGCGGCTGCTGGACGCCGCGCGGGACCGGCTCCGTACGGTGGCGGGCGCACCGTCCGGGCCGCGGGTACTGGCACTCTCGCCGGCCGGGCCCGACCAGGTGCACCTGGCCCGCCCCACCGCCTGGCCCGATCTGCGCGCGCTGACGGAGTGTGGTGTCCGGACCGTGCGGCCACCGGAGGGCGGCGGGGCGAACTGGGCCACCGTCAGCTGGTCGGAGGCGGCGGAGCTGCGCCCCGACATCGTGCTCGCCGACGTCCGCGCCAATGCCGCGCCACTCGACACGCTGCGTGCGGTCGAGGGCTGGCAGCGTATCGGGGCCGGTGCCCGGGTGATGCCGTGGAACCCGGAATCCCCCGGCACCGCCCGCGCGCACGCCCGGTTCTTCGGTGCGGTGGCCGACGCCGTGGAGGCCGCCGCGGCGCGGTGA
- a CDS encoding cell division protein SepF: MSRYDRYDVTDEQWEGLAQVVPLRGRNEWPSRIDHETIPNDQASEQRRLVVLRVQIFSDAREVAEHLIAQVPVLLDLTAAETDVAKRILDFTSGVVFGLGSGMHRVDKNVFLLAPVGMEVEGIAAAAVPRS; the protein is encoded by the coding sequence GTGAGCAGGTACGACAGGTACGACGTCACCGATGAACAGTGGGAGGGGCTTGCCCAGGTAGTACCGCTGCGTGGCCGTAACGAATGGCCGTCGCGGATCGATCACGAAACCATCCCCAACGACCAGGCGTCCGAGCAGCGGCGGCTCGTCGTGCTGCGGGTGCAGATCTTCTCGGACGCCCGGGAAGTCGCCGAGCACCTCATCGCCCAGGTTCCCGTGCTGCTGGATCTGACGGCGGCGGAGACCGACGTGGCCAAGCGCATCCTGGACTTCACCAGTGGTGTGGTCTTCGGTCTCGGCAGCGGGATGCACCGGGTCGACAAGAACGTCTTCCTGCTGGCTCCGGTCGGCATGGAGGTCGAAGGGATCGCTGCGGCTGCGGTCCCCCGATCGTAG
- a CDS encoding AAA family ATPase, with the protein MDLKHTRPAVTELRLSAFKSHRSAVFPLAPLTLFTGASGSGKSSALQAYEALARLGAGEELGAVFGDPAGCVPEWAGADEQGRRGFRIGCTADGPAGPVRLDLAVQAQPALRIVGERLTAGGELLLSTALRDPARRTVQAAWHTAGSVPVTRAPLPDDRLGTALLPLRVAGKTVGQLKVLAAAEQMVVALRTVFACDPQPQWMRDPSVVTDDRLRSGCDNLAAVLHRTRSECGDGHRQLAAAARAGCSGPVEELAAEQLTDGTVRMVLGRGRGTVAPAGGLGEGELRYLALALVMLTGPGVLAAGAAGEVPSTMQSLTVLADGFDRCLDGRQIRELTSLAAAVCARGRVRLVGTALDAGWACGAEGVAVVDLSA; encoded by the coding sequence ATGGACCTGAAGCACACCCGCCCCGCCGTCACCGAACTGCGGCTCTCCGCCTTCAAGTCGCACCGGAGTGCCGTCTTCCCGCTCGCCCCGCTGACCCTGTTCACCGGAGCGAGCGGGAGCGGCAAGTCGAGCGCGCTCCAGGCGTACGAGGCGCTCGCGCGTCTCGGTGCGGGGGAGGAACTCGGCGCGGTCTTCGGAGATCCGGCCGGGTGCGTACCCGAGTGGGCCGGGGCTGACGAGCAGGGCAGACGGGGATTCCGGATCGGCTGCACCGCCGACGGCCCGGCCGGTCCCGTGCGGCTCGATCTCGCGGTCCAGGCACAGCCCGCGCTGCGTATCGTCGGTGAACGCCTCACCGCCGGCGGGGAGTTACTGCTGTCCACGGCGCTGCGCGATCCGGCGCGCCGTACCGTACAGGCCGCCTGGCACACGGCGGGTTCGGTCCCGGTGACCCGCGCTCCGCTGCCCGACGACCGGCTGGGTACCGCGCTGTTGCCGTTGCGCGTGGCGGGCAAGACCGTCGGGCAGCTGAAGGTGCTGGCCGCCGCCGAGCAGATGGTGGTGGCGCTCCGCACGGTCTTCGCCTGTGACCCCCAGCCGCAGTGGATGCGGGACCCTTCGGTGGTGACGGACGACCGGTTGCGGAGCGGCTGTGACAACCTCGCCGCGGTGCTGCACCGCACCCGGTCCGAGTGCGGGGACGGGCACAGGCAGCTGGCGGCGGCGGCGCGTGCGGGATGCTCGGGGCCCGTGGAGGAGCTGGCCGCCGAGCAGTTGACGGACGGGACCGTGCGGATGGTGCTCGGCCGGGGCCGTGGGACGGTCGCACCGGCGGGGGGACTGGGCGAGGGCGAGCTGCGCTATCTGGCCCTCGCGCTGGTGATGCTGACGGGGCCCGGAGTGCTCGCTGCGGGGGCCGCGGGCGAGGTTCCGTCCACGATGCAGTCGCTCACGGTCCTGGCCGACGGATTCGACCGCTGTCTGGACGGGCGGCAGATCCGGGAGCTGACCTCCCTGGCGGCGGCGGTCTGCGCGCGGGGCCGTGTCCGGCTGGTGGGGACGGCTCTGGACGCGGGATGGGCCTGTGGGGCGGAAGGCGTCGCAGTGGTAGACCTGAGCGCGTGA
- a CDS encoding nucleotide pyrophosphohydrolase, with translation MTELDVAGLQRRLAEFAAARDWQQYHTPKNLASALSVEAAELVEIFQWLTPEQSARVMEETASAHRVVDEVADVLAYVLQFCEVLGIDALAALSDKIDRNETRFPVGLSVKDTPHRHSPE, from the coding sequence GTGACGGAACTGGATGTAGCGGGATTGCAGCGTCGGCTGGCCGAGTTCGCCGCGGCGCGGGACTGGCAGCAGTACCACACGCCGAAGAATCTGGCGTCGGCGCTGAGCGTGGAGGCGGCCGAGCTGGTCGAGATCTTCCAGTGGCTGACCCCGGAGCAGTCGGCCCGGGTGATGGAGGAGACCGCTTCGGCACACCGGGTGGTGGACGAGGTCGCCGATGTCCTGGCCTATGTGCTGCAGTTCTGCGAGGTGCTGGGGATCGATGCTCTTGCGGCACTTTCCGACAAAATTGACCGAAATGAGACACGCTTCCCGGTGGGTCTTTCAGTAAAGGACACCCCGCATCGTCACTCTCCGGAGTGA
- a CDS encoding DUF6099 family protein, whose protein sequence is MDGVRLIAISRDALAQSVPELDTMVEAWQAQALAQAVGGHLALRGPQELRAEARALGESGGRGCGALEVPALRGGLIRAAQLSEVSDVREALTALGVLLGEVGIALVGVACGTEEEGVYWQCIEAMDAADESGDRVSGMLRRLDERDGERAWH, encoded by the coding sequence ATGGATGGGGTGCGACTCATTGCGATCAGTCGGGACGCTCTGGCGCAGAGCGTGCCGGAACTGGACACCATGGTGGAGGCGTGGCAGGCGCAGGCGCTCGCCCAGGCCGTGGGCGGACACCTGGCGTTGAGAGGCCCGCAGGAGTTGCGGGCCGAGGCGCGGGCGCTGGGTGAGTCCGGCGGCCGTGGCTGCGGGGCGCTCGAAGTGCCGGCACTGCGCGGCGGGCTGATACGTGCCGCGCAGCTGTCGGAAGTATCGGATGTGCGCGAGGCGTTGACCGCGCTGGGCGTGCTCCTCGGGGAGGTGGGGATCGCCCTGGTCGGCGTCGCCTGTGGCACGGAGGAGGAGGGGGTCTACTGGCAGTGCATCGAGGCGATGGACGCGGCGGACGAATCGGGTGACCGGGTGAGCGGGATGCTGCGCAGGCTGGACGAGCGGGACGGGGAGAGAGCGTGGCACTGA
- a CDS encoding LLM class F420-dependent oxidoreductase gives MDLRIFTEPQQGASYDTLLTVAKATEDLGFDAFYRSDHYLRMGSGDGLPGPTDAWITLAGLARETKRIRLGTLMTAGTFRLPGVLAIQVAQVDQMSGGRVELGLGAGWFEEEHRAYGIPFPKEKFGRLEEQLAIITGLWGTEVGETFSYDGTYYQLADSPALPKPAQAKVPVLIGGHGATRTPRLAAQYADEFNIPFASVEDSERQFGRVKEAAATAGRADDLVYSTALVVCVGKDDAEVARRADAIGRDTADVKANGLGGSPAEVVDKIGRYGAIGASRIYLQVLDLDDLDHLELISSQVLSQLN, from the coding sequence ATGGATCTTCGAATCTTCACCGAGCCCCAGCAAGGGGCGAGTTATGACACCCTGCTGACCGTCGCCAAGGCCACCGAGGACCTCGGTTTCGATGCGTTCTACCGCTCGGACCACTATCTGCGGATGGGGTCCGGGGACGGTCTTCCCGGACCGACCGACGCCTGGATCACGCTGGCGGGTCTTGCCCGCGAGACCAAGCGGATCCGCCTCGGGACGCTGATGACCGCGGGCACGTTCCGGCTGCCCGGCGTCCTGGCGATCCAGGTGGCCCAGGTCGACCAGATGTCCGGTGGCCGGGTCGAACTGGGCCTGGGCGCGGGCTGGTTCGAGGAGGAACACCGGGCGTACGGGATCCCGTTCCCCAAGGAGAAGTTCGGCCGCCTGGAGGAGCAGCTGGCGATCATCACCGGGCTCTGGGGCACCGAGGTGGGCGAGACCTTCAGCTACGACGGTACGTACTACCAGCTCGCCGACTCGCCCGCGCTGCCCAAGCCGGCCCAGGCCAAGGTGCCCGTGCTGATCGGGGGGCACGGAGCGACCCGTACACCCCGGCTGGCCGCGCAGTACGCCGATGAGTTCAACATCCCGTTCGCCTCGGTCGAGGACAGCGAGCGGCAGTTCGGGCGGGTCAAGGAGGCCGCCGCGACAGCAGGAAGGGCGGACGACCTGGTGTACTCCACCGCCCTGGTCGTCTGCGTCGGCAAGGACGACGCGGAGGTGGCGCGGCGGGCGGACGCCATCGGGCGTGACACGGCGGACGTCAAGGCGAACGGTCTGGGCGGTTCGCCCGCCGAGGTCGTCGACAAGATCGGGAGGTACGGCGCGATCGGGGCGTCGCGCATCTACCTCCAGGTCCTCGATCTCGACGACCTGGACCACTTGGAGCTGATCTCCTCGCAGGTCCTGTCCCAGCTGAACTAG